A genomic window from Passer domesticus isolate bPasDom1 chromosome Z, bPasDom1.hap1, whole genome shotgun sequence includes:
- the LOC135290537 gene encoding zinc finger protein 532-like isoform X2, translated as MRVLSSVLSRIDSPKSLERLWILDLLPIKYMAMGDMKTPDFDDLLAAFDIPDMVDPKAAIESGHDDHESHIKQNAHADEDSHVPSSSDVGVSVIVKNVRTIDSSEGLDKDGHHSTGNSLHNGFLTSAALESYSKDEGKSLKDDGSASETTLKDSAFNQFSPISSAEEFDDDERIEVDDPPDKEEIRANFRANVLAGSLSQQEYDKLKALGAENLIKSGIAVSSSVDKNKIAKRETETSSMNLGVYEPFKTRKTEDKLLKDNSEKLLENRVLDGKLSTEKCDTNLASISQSKAKSSAKLSSCIAAIAALSAKKAATDSSKDLQSNSGESSPLPKDMSESPRAIEKSPESQSLIDGAKKLSVKPPDSPRSVSSENSSKGSPSSPAGSTPAIPKVRIKTIKTSSGEIKRTVTRVLPEVDLDSGKKPEQSASMVTSMTSLLSSPTSAAVLSSPPRAPLQSSVVTNAVGSTELAPKQVTIKPVATAFLPVSAVKTAGSQVINLKLANNTTVKATVISAASVQSASSAIIKAANAIQQQTVVVPASSLASAKLVPKTVHLANLNLLPQGAQTTSELRQVLTKPQQQIKQAIISAAASQPSKKVSRVQVVSSLQSSVVEAFNKVLSSVNPVPVYIPNLSPPASAGITLPTRGYKCLECGDSFALEKSLTQHYDRRSVRIEVTCNHCTKNLVFYNKCSLLSHARGHKEKGVVMQCSHLILKPVPADQMIASPSSNTTAAMLQSAGGAGTKIQTGLTGTVISAPASSPVIPAMPLDEDPSKLCRHSLKCLECNEVFQDETSLATHFQQAADTSGQKTCNICQMLLPNQCSFASHQRIHQHKSPYTCPECGAICRSVHFQTHVTKNCLHYTRRVGFRCVHCNVVYSDVAALKSHIQGCHCEVFYKCPICPMAFKSAPSTHSHAYTQHPGIKIGEPKIIYKCSMCDTVFTLQPLLYRHFDQHIENQKVSVFKCPDCSLLYAQKQLMMDHIKSMHGTLKSVEGPPNLGINLPLSTKPTTQNSASHNKEDTKSLNGTEKLEKKSPSPIKKAELKKVTSPGWTCWECDRLFTQRDVYISHMRKEHGKQMKKHPCRQCDKSFSSSHSLCRHNRIKHKGIRKVYTCSHCPDSRRTFTKRLMLEKHIQLMHGIKDPDVKEMTESTNMEEREVKEDTKVPSPKRKLEEPVMEFRPPRGAITQPLKKLKINVFKVHKCAVCGFTTENLLQFHEHIPQHKSDGSSYQCRECGLCYTSHVSLSRHLFIVHKLKEPQPVSKQNGSGEDNQQENKPNHEDDSPNSVASDRRCKVCAKTFETEAALNTHMRTHGMAFIKSKRMSSADK; from the exons ATGAGGGTCCTttcctctgtgctcagcagaATAGACAGTCCTAAAAGCCTTGAGAGGTTGTGGATACTGG ATTTGCTTCCAATCAAATACATGGCCATGGGGGATATGAAGACCCCAGATTTTGATGACCTTCTTGCAGCCTTTGACATACCAGACATGGTAGATCCCAAAGCAGCTATTGAATCTGGACACGATGACCACGAAAGCCACATAAAACAAAATGCTCACGCAGATGAAGACTCCCATGTCCCATCATCATCTGATGTTGGGGTGAGCGTCATTGTGAAAAATGTGCGTACTATTGATTCTTCCGAAGGTCTGGATAAGGATGGCCACCATTCCACAGGCAATAGCTTGCACAATGGCTTTCTAACGTCAGCAGCTCTTGAGAGTTACAGTAAAGATGAAGGGAAATCACTTAAAGATGATGGGTCAGCTTCTGAGACTACACTGAAGGATTCAGCTTTCAACCAGTTCAGCCCAATATCAAGTGCAGAAGAATTTGATGATGATGAGAGAATTGAGGTGGATGACCCCCCAGATAAAGAGGAGATACGTGCAAATTTCAGAGCAAATGTCTTGGCAGGATCTCTATCGCAGCAGGAATATGACAAACTAAAGGCACTTGGAGCAGAGAACTTAATTAAATCTGGAATCGCTGTTTCAAGTAGTgtagataaaaataaaattgctaaaagagagacagagacaagCTCCATGAATTTAGGTGTTTATGAGCCTTTTAAAACTCGAAAAACAGAGGACAAGTTACTAAAAGACAATTCTGAGAAGCTTCTTGAAAACAGGGTACTTGATGGAAAACTGAGTACTGAAAAATGTGACACAAATCTTGCCAGCATTTCCCAGTCCAAAGCGAAGTCATCAGCAAAGCTTTCGTCCTGCATTGCTGCAATTGCAGCACTGAGTGCTAAAAAGGCAGCCACAGATAGCAGTAAAGATTTACAGTCTAATTCAGGAGAGTCTTCTCCATTACCAAAAGACATGAGTGAAAGTCCCCGGGCTATTGAAAAATCTCCTGAGTCTCAGAGTCTCATTGATGGTGCTAAGAAGCTGTCTGTCAAACCGCCTGATAGTCCCAGAAGCGTCTCAAGTGAGAACAGTAGCAAAGGGTCTCCATCTTCTCCCGCAGGGTCAACACCAGCAATTCCTAAGGTTCGCATAAAAACCATCAAGACTTCTTCTGGGGAGATCAAGAGAACTGTTACTAGGGTGTTGCCAGAAGTTGATTTGGACTCTGGTAAGAAGCCAGAGCAGAGTGCTTCCATGGTAACCTCCATGACATCTCTCTTGTCCTCACCAACTTCCGCTGCtgttctctcctctcctcccagagCTCCTCTGCAGTCCTCAGTTGTCACCAATGCAGTTGGATCTACAGAACTTGCCCCCAAACAGGTCACTATCAAACCCGTGGCTACTGCCTTCCTGCCCGTTTCAGCAGTGAAAACTGCAGGTTCCCAAGTGATCAATCTGAAACTGGCTAACAACACCACAGTGAAAGCCACTGTCATCTCTGCTGCGTCCGTGCAGAGCGCCAGCAGCGCCATTATCAAAGCTGCCAACGCCATCCAGCAGCAGACGGTCGTGGTGCCGGCATCGAGCCTTGCCAGTGCCAAACTTGTGCCAAAGACAGTCCATCTTGCCAACCTTAACCTTTTGCCTCAGGGTGCTCAAACCACCTCTGAACTGCGCCAAGTGCTAACAAAACCCCAGCAGCAAATCAAGCAGGCAATAATTTCTGCAGCCGCCTCGCAGCCTTCGAAAAAAGTGTCTCGAGTGCAGGTGGTGTCATCTCTACAGAGCTCTGTAGTGGAAGCATTCAATAAGGTGCTGAGCAGTGTCAATCCTGTACCAGTTTACATCCCAAACCTTAGCCCCCCTGCCAGTGCCGGAATCACGCTACCAACACGAGGTTACAAGTGTTTAGAGTGTGGCGACTCGTTTGCTCTTGAGAAGAGCCTGACCCAGCATTATGACAGGAGGAGTGTGCGAATTGAAGTGACTTGTAATCATTGTACAAAGAATTTAGTTTTCTACAATAAATGTAGTCTCCTGTCCCATGCTCGTGGGCACAAGGAGAAGGGCGTCGTGATGCAGTGTTCCCACCTGATCCTAAAACCAGTCCCAGCAGATCAAATGATAGCATCTCCTTCCAGCAATACTACTGCGGCCATGCTCCAGAGCGCAGGAGGAGCTGGCACAAAGATCCAGACTGGCTTAACTGGGACAGTGATCTCGGCCCCTGCGAGCTCTCCTGTCATTCCAGCTATGCCGCTAGACGAAGATCCATCAAAACTCTGTAGACATAGTCTAAAGTGTTTGGAGTGCAATGAAGTTTTCCAAGATGAGACATCTCTTGCAACTCATTTCCAGCAGGCCGCAGACACAAGTGGACAA AAGACATGCAATATCTGCCAGATGCTGCTTCCTAACCAGTGCAGTTTTGCATCACACCAGAGAATTCATCAGCATAAATCTCCATACACGTGTCCTGAATGTGGAGCAATCTGCAGATCTGTCCACTTCCAGACCCATGTCACTAAGAACTGCCTGCATTATACCCGAAGAGTTGGGTTTCG ctgcgTGCACTGCAATGTTGTGTACTCTGACGTGGCGGCACTCAAGTCTCATATTCAAGGTTGTCACTGTGAAGTCTTTTACAAGTGTCCCATCTGTCCCATGGCATTTAAGTctgctcccagcacacactCCCATGCCTACACGCAACACCCGGGTATCAAGATAGGCGAACCAAA AATAATATATAAATGCTCTATGTGTGACACTGTGTTTACTCTACAACCTTTGCTCTATCGCCACTTTGATCAGCACATTGAAAACCAGAAGGTGTCTGTTTTCAAGTGTCCAGACTGTTCTCTTCTATATGCACAGAAACAGCTTATGATGGATCATATAAAG TCTATGCATGGAACTTTGAAAAGTGTTGAGGGGCCACCAAACCTGGGGATAAATCTGCCTCTCAGTACTAAACCCACAACTCAAAACTCAGCCAGTCACAACAAGGAGGACACAAAATCTCTCAACGGAACAGAAAAGTTGGAGAAGAAATCTCCTTCTCCCATAAAGAAAGCAGAACTTAAAAAAGTCACTAGTCCTGGCTGGACATGTTGGGAGTGTGACAGGCTCTTCACTCAGAGAGATGTTTACATCTCCCACATGAGGAAAGAACATGGAAAG caaatgaaGAAACATCCTTGTCGGCAATGTGACAAATCTTTCAGTTCGTCCCACAGTTTATGTCGGCACAATCGTATCAAGCACAAAGGCATTAGGAAGGTTTATACGTGCTC GCACTGCCCAGATTCGAGACGTACTTTTACCAAGAGGTTGATGTTGGAAAAACATATTCAGCTGATGCATGGCATTAAAGACCCTGATGTGAAAGAAATGACTGAATCTACCAATATGGAAGAAAGGGAAGTAAAAGAAGACACAAAG GTTCCTAGTCCAAAGCGTAAATTGGAAGAACCTGTAATGGAGTTCAGACCTCCACGAGGTGCAATCACTCAGCCATTAAAGAAGCTGAagataaatgtttttaaagttcACAAGTGTGCAGTTTGTGGCTTTACAACAGAAAATCTTCTCCAGTTTCATGAACATATTCCTCAGCATAAATCTGACGGCTCTTCGTATCAATGCAGGGAATGTGGACTCTGCTACACATCTCATGTGTCCCTTTCCAGACACCTCTTCATTGTACATAAGCTGAAGGAGCCTCAGCCAGTATCAAAACAGAATGGGTCTGGGGAGGATAATCagcaagaaaacaaacccaaccatGAGGATGACTCTCCCAACAGTGTGGCATCAGACAGAAGATGCAAAGTGTGCGCAAAGACTTTTGAAACTGAAGCAGCCTTAAACACTCACATGAGAACACATGGCATGGCCTTCATCAAGTCCAAAAGAATGAGTTCAGCTGACAAGTGA
- the LOC135290537 gene encoding zinc finger protein 532-like isoform X1 codes for MAMGDMKTPDFDDLLAAFDIPDMVDPKAAIESGHDDHESHIKQNAHADEDSHVPSSSDVGVSVIVKNVRTIDSSEGLDKDGHHSTGNSLHNGFLTSAALESYSKDEGKSLKDDGSASETTLKDSAFNQFSPISSAEEFDDDERIEVDDPPDKEEIRANFRANVLAGSLSQQEYDKLKALGAENLIKSGIAVSSSVDKNKIAKRETETSSMNLGVYEPFKTRKTEDKLLKDNSEKLLENRVLDGKLSTEKCDTNLASISQSKAKSSAKLSSCIAAIAALSAKKAATDSSKDLQSNSGESSPLPKDMSESPRAIEKSPESQSLIDGAKKLSVKPPDSPRSVSSENSSKGSPSSPAGSTPAIPKVRIKTIKTSSGEIKRTVTRVLPEVDLDSGKKPEQSASMVTSMTSLLSSPTSAAVLSSPPRAPLQSSVVTNAVGSTELAPKQVTIKPVATAFLPVSAVKTAGSQVINLKLANNTTVKATVISAASVQSASSAIIKAANAIQQQTVVVPASSLASAKLVPKTVHLANLNLLPQGAQTTSELRQVLTKPQQQIKQAIISAAASQPSKKVSRVQVVSSLQSSVVEAFNKVLSSVNPVPVYIPNLSPPASAGITLPTRGYKCLECGDSFALEKSLTQHYDRRSVRIEVTCNHCTKNLVFYNKCSLLSHARGHKEKGVVMQCSHLILKPVPADQMIASPSSNTTAAMLQSAGGAGTKIQTGLTGTVISAPASSPVIPAMPLDEDPSKLCRHSLKCLECNEVFQDETSLATHFQQAADTSGQKTCNICQMLLPNQCSFASHQRIHQHKSPYTCPECGAICRSVHFQTHVTKNCLHYTRRVGFRCVHCNVVYSDVAALKSHIQGCHCEVFYKCPICPMAFKSAPSTHSHAYTQHPGIKIGEPKIIYKCSMCDTVFTLQPLLYRHFDQHIENQKVSVFKCPDCSLLYAQKQLMMDHIKSMHGTLKSVEGPPNLGINLPLSTKPTTQNSASHNKEDTKSLNGTEKLEKKSPSPIKKAELKKVTSPGWTCWECDRLFTQRDVYISHMRKEHGKQMKKHPCRQCDKSFSSSHSLCRHNRIKHKGIRKVYTCSHCPDSRRTFTKRLMLEKHIQLMHGIKDPDVKEMTESTNMEEREVKEDTKVPSPKRKLEEPVMEFRPPRGAITQPLKKLKINVFKVHKCAVCGFTTENLLQFHEHIPQHKSDGSSYQCRECGLCYTSHVSLSRHLFIVHKLKEPQPVSKQNGSGEDNQQENKPNHEDDSPNSVASDRRCKVCAKTFETEAALNTHMRTHGMAFIKSKRMSSADK; via the exons ATGGCCATGGGGGATATGAAGACCCCAGATTTTGATGACCTTCTTGCAGCCTTTGACATACCAGACATGGTAGATCCCAAAGCAGCTATTGAATCTGGACACGATGACCACGAAAGCCACATAAAACAAAATGCTCACGCAGATGAAGACTCCCATGTCCCATCATCATCTGATGTTGGGGTGAGCGTCATTGTGAAAAATGTGCGTACTATTGATTCTTCCGAAGGTCTGGATAAGGATGGCCACCATTCCACAGGCAATAGCTTGCACAATGGCTTTCTAACGTCAGCAGCTCTTGAGAGTTACAGTAAAGATGAAGGGAAATCACTTAAAGATGATGGGTCAGCTTCTGAGACTACACTGAAGGATTCAGCTTTCAACCAGTTCAGCCCAATATCAAGTGCAGAAGAATTTGATGATGATGAGAGAATTGAGGTGGATGACCCCCCAGATAAAGAGGAGATACGTGCAAATTTCAGAGCAAATGTCTTGGCAGGATCTCTATCGCAGCAGGAATATGACAAACTAAAGGCACTTGGAGCAGAGAACTTAATTAAATCTGGAATCGCTGTTTCAAGTAGTgtagataaaaataaaattgctaaaagagagacagagacaagCTCCATGAATTTAGGTGTTTATGAGCCTTTTAAAACTCGAAAAACAGAGGACAAGTTACTAAAAGACAATTCTGAGAAGCTTCTTGAAAACAGGGTACTTGATGGAAAACTGAGTACTGAAAAATGTGACACAAATCTTGCCAGCATTTCCCAGTCCAAAGCGAAGTCATCAGCAAAGCTTTCGTCCTGCATTGCTGCAATTGCAGCACTGAGTGCTAAAAAGGCAGCCACAGATAGCAGTAAAGATTTACAGTCTAATTCAGGAGAGTCTTCTCCATTACCAAAAGACATGAGTGAAAGTCCCCGGGCTATTGAAAAATCTCCTGAGTCTCAGAGTCTCATTGATGGTGCTAAGAAGCTGTCTGTCAAACCGCCTGATAGTCCCAGAAGCGTCTCAAGTGAGAACAGTAGCAAAGGGTCTCCATCTTCTCCCGCAGGGTCAACACCAGCAATTCCTAAGGTTCGCATAAAAACCATCAAGACTTCTTCTGGGGAGATCAAGAGAACTGTTACTAGGGTGTTGCCAGAAGTTGATTTGGACTCTGGTAAGAAGCCAGAGCAGAGTGCTTCCATGGTAACCTCCATGACATCTCTCTTGTCCTCACCAACTTCCGCTGCtgttctctcctctcctcccagagCTCCTCTGCAGTCCTCAGTTGTCACCAATGCAGTTGGATCTACAGAACTTGCCCCCAAACAGGTCACTATCAAACCCGTGGCTACTGCCTTCCTGCCCGTTTCAGCAGTGAAAACTGCAGGTTCCCAAGTGATCAATCTGAAACTGGCTAACAACACCACAGTGAAAGCCACTGTCATCTCTGCTGCGTCCGTGCAGAGCGCCAGCAGCGCCATTATCAAAGCTGCCAACGCCATCCAGCAGCAGACGGTCGTGGTGCCGGCATCGAGCCTTGCCAGTGCCAAACTTGTGCCAAAGACAGTCCATCTTGCCAACCTTAACCTTTTGCCTCAGGGTGCTCAAACCACCTCTGAACTGCGCCAAGTGCTAACAAAACCCCAGCAGCAAATCAAGCAGGCAATAATTTCTGCAGCCGCCTCGCAGCCTTCGAAAAAAGTGTCTCGAGTGCAGGTGGTGTCATCTCTACAGAGCTCTGTAGTGGAAGCATTCAATAAGGTGCTGAGCAGTGTCAATCCTGTACCAGTTTACATCCCAAACCTTAGCCCCCCTGCCAGTGCCGGAATCACGCTACCAACACGAGGTTACAAGTGTTTAGAGTGTGGCGACTCGTTTGCTCTTGAGAAGAGCCTGACCCAGCATTATGACAGGAGGAGTGTGCGAATTGAAGTGACTTGTAATCATTGTACAAAGAATTTAGTTTTCTACAATAAATGTAGTCTCCTGTCCCATGCTCGTGGGCACAAGGAGAAGGGCGTCGTGATGCAGTGTTCCCACCTGATCCTAAAACCAGTCCCAGCAGATCAAATGATAGCATCTCCTTCCAGCAATACTACTGCGGCCATGCTCCAGAGCGCAGGAGGAGCTGGCACAAAGATCCAGACTGGCTTAACTGGGACAGTGATCTCGGCCCCTGCGAGCTCTCCTGTCATTCCAGCTATGCCGCTAGACGAAGATCCATCAAAACTCTGTAGACATAGTCTAAAGTGTTTGGAGTGCAATGAAGTTTTCCAAGATGAGACATCTCTTGCAACTCATTTCCAGCAGGCCGCAGACACAAGTGGACAA AAGACATGCAATATCTGCCAGATGCTGCTTCCTAACCAGTGCAGTTTTGCATCACACCAGAGAATTCATCAGCATAAATCTCCATACACGTGTCCTGAATGTGGAGCAATCTGCAGATCTGTCCACTTCCAGACCCATGTCACTAAGAACTGCCTGCATTATACCCGAAGAGTTGGGTTTCG ctgcgTGCACTGCAATGTTGTGTACTCTGACGTGGCGGCACTCAAGTCTCATATTCAAGGTTGTCACTGTGAAGTCTTTTACAAGTGTCCCATCTGTCCCATGGCATTTAAGTctgctcccagcacacactCCCATGCCTACACGCAACACCCGGGTATCAAGATAGGCGAACCAAA AATAATATATAAATGCTCTATGTGTGACACTGTGTTTACTCTACAACCTTTGCTCTATCGCCACTTTGATCAGCACATTGAAAACCAGAAGGTGTCTGTTTTCAAGTGTCCAGACTGTTCTCTTCTATATGCACAGAAACAGCTTATGATGGATCATATAAAG TCTATGCATGGAACTTTGAAAAGTGTTGAGGGGCCACCAAACCTGGGGATAAATCTGCCTCTCAGTACTAAACCCACAACTCAAAACTCAGCCAGTCACAACAAGGAGGACACAAAATCTCTCAACGGAACAGAAAAGTTGGAGAAGAAATCTCCTTCTCCCATAAAGAAAGCAGAACTTAAAAAAGTCACTAGTCCTGGCTGGACATGTTGGGAGTGTGACAGGCTCTTCACTCAGAGAGATGTTTACATCTCCCACATGAGGAAAGAACATGGAAAG caaatgaaGAAACATCCTTGTCGGCAATGTGACAAATCTTTCAGTTCGTCCCACAGTTTATGTCGGCACAATCGTATCAAGCACAAAGGCATTAGGAAGGTTTATACGTGCTC GCACTGCCCAGATTCGAGACGTACTTTTACCAAGAGGTTGATGTTGGAAAAACATATTCAGCTGATGCATGGCATTAAAGACCCTGATGTGAAAGAAATGACTGAATCTACCAATATGGAAGAAAGGGAAGTAAAAGAAGACACAAAG GTTCCTAGTCCAAAGCGTAAATTGGAAGAACCTGTAATGGAGTTCAGACCTCCACGAGGTGCAATCACTCAGCCATTAAAGAAGCTGAagataaatgtttttaaagttcACAAGTGTGCAGTTTGTGGCTTTACAACAGAAAATCTTCTCCAGTTTCATGAACATATTCCTCAGCATAAATCTGACGGCTCTTCGTATCAATGCAGGGAATGTGGACTCTGCTACACATCTCATGTGTCCCTTTCCAGACACCTCTTCATTGTACATAAGCTGAAGGAGCCTCAGCCAGTATCAAAACAGAATGGGTCTGGGGAGGATAATCagcaagaaaacaaacccaaccatGAGGATGACTCTCCCAACAGTGTGGCATCAGACAGAAGATGCAAAGTGTGCGCAAAGACTTTTGAAACTGAAGCAGCCTTAAACACTCACATGAGAACACATGGCATGGCCTTCATCAAGTCCAAAAGAATGAGTTCAGCTGACAAGTGA